The Fundulus heteroclitus isolate FHET01 chromosome 13, MU-UCD_Fhet_4.1, whole genome shotgun sequence genome contains a region encoding:
- the ccdc126 gene encoding coiled-coil domain-containing protein 126, which produces MLGALLLRRNMSQKLSVLLLVFGLAWGLMLLRYTVQQPRHQSSAELREQILELSRRYVKVLTEENQNAPGGPQGTSMAGYADLKRTIAVLLDDILTRLVKLEGKIELAANSSSTNTSHAAAGVPAGLRKALKQESPGSHPGMSRLHPHIPKRPRPH; this is translated from the exons ATGCTGGGCGCACTCTTGCTGCGGAGGAACATGTCCCAGAAGCTGAGTGTGCTGCTGCTGGTATTCGGGCTGGCGTGGGGACTGATGCTGCTGCGCTACACGGTGCAGCAGCCGCGCCATCAAAGCAGCGCCGAGCTGCGCGAGCAGATCCTGGAGCTCAGCCGGCGATACGTGAAGGTGCTGACGGAGGAGAACCAGAACGCACCAGGGGGCCCACAGGGCACCTCCATGGCAGGATACG CTGACCTGAAGAGAACCATAGCGGTGCTGCTGGATGACATTCTGACGCGGTTGGTCAAACTGGAGGGGAAAATCGAACTGGCGGCGAATTCCTCTTCAACAAACACGTCCCACGCAGCAGCGGGCGTCCCCGCCGGCCTGCGGAAAGCTTTGAAGCAGGAGTCGCCGGGGAGCCACCCTGGGATGTCGCGTCTTCACCCACACATCCCTAAAAGACCTCGGCCACATTAA